The following are encoded together in the Panicum virgatum strain AP13 chromosome 6K, P.virgatum_v5, whole genome shotgun sequence genome:
- the LOC120712875 gene encoding RNA pseudouridine synthase 3, mitochondrial, protein MLRSGGRHPRPWRWPAAARRRLSRLAPPTPAPAPADPVVVRVDGSNVARLGAPKPGPRPRQLLSLPPFPAGADPLPGRKVAPRRVTAVSWVKHYFADVPQEAVQAHFNRRMVFSECPEHEVSDESIRTQKHHLKKIKHNDVMEPGMRIHLPVSVAEGEIKKRYETIPTATLHPNKDEIEYLKRLVIHRDSAILVLNKPPKVPMKGHLPVHNSMDVLAAAALSYGNEEGPKLVHRLDRESSGLILMGRTKESFTRLHWLFTSVKLARTTSQTWNKACEAYMQKYWALVIGTPKEREGVISAPISKLLLDDGKSERVILAHPSGIDGAQEAITEYRVMGPTINGCSWIELRPLTGRKHQLRVHCAEALGTPIVGDYRYGWFVHQRWKQNPQPDFEPFTGEPYKLRRPEGLEVQKGSVLSKVPLLHLHCREMVIPNIAKFLSSTGEWHDHGAPWAKEKPSLLRFIAPMPPHMKISWNVMSSYLV, encoded by the exons ATGCTGCGCAGCGGCGGTCGCCATCCGCGGCcgtggcggtggccggcggcggcgcggcggcggctgtcgcGGCTGGCCCCGCcgacgcccgcgcccgcgcccgccgaccCTGTTGTGGTCCGGGTGGACGGCAGCAACGTCGCCCGCCTGGGGGCGCCCAAGCccgggccgcggccgcggcagctGCTCTCGCTGCCGCCGTTCCCCGCGGGGGCGGACCCTCTCCCGGGGAGGAAGGTGGCGCCGCGGCGCGTAACGGCGGTCAGCTGGGTGAAGCACTATTTCGCTGACGTGCCGCAGGAGGCTGTGCAGGCGCACTTCAACAGGAGAATG GTTTTTTCTGAGTGCCCTGAGCATGAGGTTTCAGATGAAAGCATTCGAACTCAAAAGCATCATCTGAAAAAG ATTAAACATAATGATGTTATGGAGCCTGGAATGAGAATTCACCTTCCTGTTTCAGTGGCTGAGGGTGAGATAAAAAAGCGTTATGAGACCATTCCGACTGCCACATTGCATCCCAATAAAGATGAGATTGAGTACCTGAAGAGGCTTGTCATCCACAGG GACTCTGCTATACTGGTGCTTAACAAGCCCCCCAAAGTGCCCATGAAAGGACATCTGCCAGTGCATAATAGCATGGATGTGCTTGCAGCGGCAGCACTGTCATATGGAAATGAAGAAGGTCCAAAATTG GTTCATCGACTAGACAGAGAAAGTAGCGGTTTGATTTTGATGGGTAGAACAAAAGAAAGCTTTACTCGACTGCACTGGCTTTTCACAAGCGTAAAATTAGCTAGAACAACTTCACAG ACATGGAATAAGGCATGCGAAGCGTACATGCAAAAATACTGGGCGCTAGTCATTGGAACTCCTAAAGAAAGGGAAGGAGTTATATCTGCTCCAATTTCAAAG CTACTTCTTGATGACGGTAAATCTGAGAGGGTCATTCTGGCACATCCTTCTGGCATAGATGGTGCACAAGAAGCAATAACAGAGTATCGGGTGATGGGACCAACCATTAATGGTTGCTCATGGATTGAGCTACGCCCGTTGACAGGGCGGAAGCACCAG CTTCGAGTGCATTGTGCGGAAGCCCTAGGCACTCCTATCGTTGGGGACTACAGATATGGGTGGTTTGTGCACCAAAGATGGAAGCAGAATCCCCAGCCTGATTTTGAACCATTCACTGGAGAGCCATACAAGCTGAGGCGGCCAGAAGGACTGGAGGTTCAGAAGGGCAGTGTTTTATCCAAAGTGCCTTTGCTGCACTTGCATTGCCGGGAGATGGTCATCCCCAACATAGCAAAGTTCCTAAGCAGCACTGGAGAATGGCATGACCATGGCGCACCATGGGCCAAGGAAAAGCCCAGTCTCCTAAGATTCATCGCACCAATGCCTCCGCACATGAAAATTAGTTGGAATGTCATGTCTTCATATCTGGTGTGA